A single window of Brevundimonas naejangsanensis DNA harbors:
- the trbL gene encoding P-type conjugative transfer protein TrbL yields the protein MAATIGVETPNELMAVFSNTVSEGFSALQGPVNGVFGLLIALVVALTGIQWALSPSREILASAFGKILLIGAFAWLINDWQALSETLYAGFLEVGLTAGGGELSRADFLNPGAILGEGWRIVKALGDTPAPLTNPFDIAGNLTDALILGLAMIGIMLAFAVLALQIIVSLVEFKIVTLGGFVLLPFGIWSKSAFLAERPLGYVVSSGLKVLALAIVVSGARTVFDQLQPSANPDIYEALTILVAAVLLAMLALFIPNLASALVTGGPALGAGALATGGMAVGGAGLLAGAGLVGTGVVAGGAAARLAGPARAASGAGGRRPSPPPSSPPPSSPASPRTSPTSPSSSPSSSPAGSTRPRGGSVREGLGETRPAEAGPPSAEKPGSLGGARPAGVIAREAETARARFHQAAAAAARGDPAGGSRPSSRSAALQAFFVANAGRGLMPSGENSGVLTPSLKTEEP from the coding sequence ATGGCGGCGACCATCGGCGTAGAGACCCCCAATGAGCTGATGGCGGTCTTCTCCAATACGGTGTCGGAGGGCTTCAGCGCCCTCCAGGGTCCTGTCAACGGCGTGTTCGGCCTGTTGATCGCCCTGGTGGTGGCTCTGACCGGGATCCAGTGGGCCCTGTCGCCTAGTCGGGAGATTCTGGCCTCCGCTTTCGGCAAGATCCTGTTGATCGGGGCCTTCGCCTGGCTGATCAACGACTGGCAGGCCCTGTCCGAGACCCTCTATGCGGGGTTTTTGGAGGTGGGGCTGACAGCCGGCGGCGGGGAACTGAGCCGAGCCGACTTCCTCAACCCCGGCGCCATCCTCGGCGAAGGGTGGCGGATCGTAAAGGCTCTGGGCGACACCCCTGCGCCGCTCACGAACCCGTTTGACATCGCTGGAAACCTCACCGACGCCCTGATCCTCGGCCTGGCCATGATCGGCATCATGCTCGCCTTCGCCGTCTTGGCTCTGCAGATCATCGTCTCATTGGTCGAGTTCAAGATCGTGACCCTGGGCGGCTTCGTCCTTCTGCCTTTCGGCATCTGGAGCAAGTCCGCCTTTCTGGCCGAACGCCCCCTAGGCTATGTGGTCTCGTCCGGTCTTAAGGTGCTGGCCCTGGCCATTGTCGTCTCAGGCGCGCGCACCGTATTCGACCAGCTCCAGCCTTCGGCCAATCCGGACATCTATGAAGCCCTGACCATATTGGTAGCCGCCGTCCTCTTGGCGATGCTGGCCCTCTTCATCCCAAATCTGGCCTCGGCCCTGGTCACCGGCGGTCCGGCCTTAGGCGCGGGCGCCCTGGCCACCGGCGGGATGGCGGTCGGCGGCGCGGGGCTTCTCGCGGGCGCCGGCCTTGTCGGGACGGGCGTCGTGGCGGGAGGAGCGGCGGCGAGGCTGGCGGGTCCCGCCCGAGCCGCCTCTGGAGCGGGAGGGCGACGGCCCAGTCCGCCCCCTTCATCGCCGCCCCCTTCATCACCTGCGTCGCCGCGCACGTCGCCGACCTCGCCGTCTTCCTCGCCGTCTTCCTCACCTGCTGGCTCGACGAGGCCTCGGGGCGGCTCGGTCCGCGAGGGTCTCGGCGAGACGCGTCCTGCCGAGGCCGGGCCGCCTTCGGCTGAGAAGCCTGGCAGCCTTGGCGGGGCCCGCCCGGCAGGCGTCATCGCTCGAGAGGCTGAAACGGCGCGGGCTCGCTTCCACCAGGCTGCGGCTGCGGCTGCGAGAGGCGATCCAGCAGGCGGATCCAGGCCGTCGTCCCGATCTGCAGCCCTGCAGGCCTTCTTTGTCGCCAACGCGGGGCGCGGCCTGATGCCGTCAGGAGAAAACAGCGGCGTCCTAACGCCCAGCCTCAAGACAGAGGAGCCCTAA
- a CDS encoding TrbG/VirB9 family P-type conjugative transfer protein produces the protein MDPRRLLKSTPALAAAALLIAGCAAWSGETELRPVAGAALEPAAALDHPDVAAEEAPLEPAASADSDTAVPYLAASKSEVAEGSSSGAPVSVGRAAIAVANQAARAPSRGDSFVGGMQIFAWSPGRVFEIWAAPLRVTTLTLGEGETLVSKAAGDTVRWQIGETRSGAGAMERTHVLLKPLERGLETNLVLTTNHRVYLLHLKSGSAEAFNAAIGWEYAADAANYGTKAGAGDQSSIDPSLAPQGPIDAGYRIEPQGRRPRWTPSSVFNDGVQTFILFGADLQVDEAPGLFVLTPGGEPQIVNYRQQGGLFIVDRVFDRAELRLGDRRPQIVRIRRLTEAVR, from the coding sequence ATGGACCCCCGACGCCTCCTGAAGTCGACGCCGGCCCTTGCTGCGGCCGCCCTGCTGATCGCCGGTTGCGCCGCCTGGTCGGGCGAAACGGAACTCCGGCCAGTTGCGGGCGCCGCGCTCGAACCGGCGGCGGCGCTCGATCATCCGGACGTGGCGGCCGAAGAGGCGCCGCTTGAGCCGGCGGCTTCCGCCGATAGCGACACGGCCGTGCCCTATCTGGCGGCGTCAAAGTCCGAAGTCGCAGAAGGTTCGTCCTCTGGCGCCCCGGTCTCTGTGGGGCGCGCCGCAATCGCTGTCGCCAATCAGGCGGCGCGTGCGCCGTCGCGTGGAGACAGTTTCGTCGGCGGCATGCAGATCTTCGCCTGGTCGCCCGGGCGTGTGTTTGAAATCTGGGCCGCGCCCTTGCGCGTCACGACCCTGACGCTGGGGGAGGGAGAGACCCTGGTGTCCAAGGCCGCCGGCGACACGGTTCGCTGGCAGATCGGCGAAACCCGGTCTGGCGCCGGAGCGATGGAGCGAACCCACGTCCTGCTGAAGCCGCTCGAACGCGGCTTGGAGACCAACCTCGTCCTGACCACCAATCACCGCGTCTATCTGCTTCATCTGAAGAGCGGTTCGGCAGAGGCGTTCAACGCTGCGATCGGTTGGGAATACGCGGCTGACGCCGCGAATTATGGGACGAAGGCAGGGGCTGGGGATCAGTCGTCCATAGATCCGTCCCTGGCACCCCAAGGACCGATCGACGCCGGTTACCGCATCGAACCCCAGGGACGTCGGCCGCGCTGGACGCCGTCATCCGTGTTCAACGACGGCGTGCAGACCTTCATCCTTTTCGGCGCCGATCTGCAGGTGGACGAAGCGCCTGGCCTTTTTGTCCTGACGCCGGGCGGCGAGCCTCAAATCGTCAACTATCGGCAGCAGGGCGGTCTGTTCATCGTCGATCGGGTGTTTGACCGCGCCGAGCTCCGTCTCGGAGACCGCCGCCCGCAAATCGTGCGGATCCGCCGTCTGACGGAGGCGGTCCGATGA
- a CDS encoding conjugal transfer protein TrbJ gives MWIRFSTPSPRSWRLNRAFSLALTVAALAVCAPAQAQHVVFDPRNHLENALQAARQLESLANEARSLAASPYSHLAQNSQALQDMAELARTARGLAATVSGLERQFEDLYPENLSGADALRLLEQGRARTANARRTAEDLARTAAELERLGQGRGQRLAGALNASQTAQGQTAAVQSSNQMLAVLAEDLAALRVLMLAQARLLSEGAARDAAERAAGAEARRRRWSRPVVIPAAPAFDPLSSARN, from the coding sequence ATGTGGATCCGGTTTTCGACGCCTTCGCCGCGCAGTTGGCGGCTGAATAGGGCCTTCAGCCTGGCGCTGACGGTCGCGGCCCTCGCTGTCTGCGCGCCGGCGCAGGCCCAGCATGTCGTCTTCGACCCGCGCAATCACCTGGAGAACGCCCTTCAGGCCGCGCGTCAACTCGAGAGCCTCGCCAATGAAGCGCGGAGCCTTGCCGCCTCGCCCTACAGCCATCTGGCCCAGAACAGCCAGGCCCTGCAGGACATGGCCGAACTCGCCCGGACAGCGCGCGGTCTGGCGGCTACGGTCAGCGGGCTGGAGCGCCAGTTCGAGGACCTGTATCCTGAGAACCTGTCGGGGGCGGACGCTCTGCGTCTGCTCGAACAGGGGCGGGCCCGGACCGCCAATGCGCGACGCACGGCCGAGGACCTGGCCCGGACTGCGGCCGAGTTGGAGCGCCTGGGGCAGGGGCGGGGTCAACGTCTCGCGGGCGCCCTGAACGCCAGTCAGACCGCCCAGGGTCAAACCGCCGCCGTTCAGTCCTCCAACCAGATGCTGGCGGTCCTGGCCGAGGACCTGGCCGCCTTGCGTGTTCTCATGCTCGCCCAGGCCCGGTTGTTGTCCGAAGGCGCGGCGCGAGACGCCGCCGAACGCGCCGCCGGCGCCGAGGCGCGTCGACGCCGGTGGAGCCGACCGGTCGTGATCCCCGCCGCGCCCGCCTTCGACCCCTTGTCCAGCGCGCGGAACTGA
- the trbE gene encoding conjugal transfer protein TrbE, with translation MRFLHEHRRRPASLADHLPWAALVSPGVVLNKDGSFTTAFSFRGPDLESSTEDELMAVRARLNNALKRLGTGWCLHMEARRRVSAAYPQSDFDMETAWLVDAERRDLFHSAEPAFETDYRLALTWLPPADEARRAERWLFDGLSRAGEDWRQGLATFGREADATLDLLAEALPEIAPLDDSALLTWLHASVSPDEHPVQPPETPVFLDALLADAALAGGLAPRLGDQWLKTVSVRGLPSATRPGLLDGLGALPFAYRWTARWIGLDKVDAEREIVKLRKRWFAKRKGVGALLREAITREEQPLIDTDAASKSEECDGALEMLGAEACAFGYLTMTVTVLDPTEEGATAKARAIEAALNAQGLTARVEDLNAVEAWLGSLPGEPYADVRRPLVSTLTLADLLPVSAVWAGPPGDACLDGPPLAVARTTGSTPFRLVLHVGDVGHVMVVGPTGAGKSVLLSFLALQWFRYPNARVVFFDKGRSARATTLAAGGRWRALEPGAGFSLQPLAGIDRQEERAWAAEWIAETVRQAGLEPTPAIREEIWAALAALAEAPVEQRTLTVFCALVQNRAVAAGLEALTLKGPHGAMLDGAGESLTPSRFDTFELEALMATPSAVGPVLAALFHHLEESFDGRPTLLVLDEAWLFLGETAFAAKIREWLKTLRKKRVAVVFATQSLDDVAASSIAAALIESCPTQVFLPNPRALEPASADLYRGFGLNRRQLELIAFAAPKRAYYWRQPHGRRLFDLRLTGVGLALCGAGSPEDQSLIDAVLRRSDAVGFAREFLKAKGVRDVDPVFDAFAAQLAAE, from the coding sequence ATGCGCTTCCTGCATGAGCACCGTCGGCGTCCCGCGAGCCTAGCGGACCATCTGCCCTGGGCGGCGCTGGTTTCGCCGGGGGTGGTCCTGAACAAGGACGGTTCCTTCACCACAGCTTTTAGTTTCAGGGGGCCGGATCTCGAGTCCTCGACCGAGGACGAGTTGATGGCTGTCCGGGCGCGGCTGAATAACGCCTTGAAACGTCTCGGCACGGGTTGGTGTCTGCATATGGAGGCGCGGCGGCGCGTATCGGCGGCCTATCCGCAGAGCGATTTCGACATGGAGACGGCGTGGTTGGTCGACGCCGAACGACGTGACCTTTTCCACAGCGCCGAACCGGCCTTCGAGACAGACTATCGACTGGCCCTGACTTGGCTGCCGCCAGCCGATGAAGCGCGGCGCGCGGAGCGCTGGCTGTTTGACGGCCTGAGCCGCGCCGGAGAGGACTGGCGACAGGGCCTGGCGACGTTTGGCCGCGAGGCGGATGCGACCCTCGATCTGCTGGCCGAGGCCCTGCCCGAGATCGCGCCTTTGGACGATTCAGCCCTGCTGACATGGTTGCACGCCAGCGTCTCGCCGGACGAACACCCCGTTCAGCCGCCGGAGACCCCCGTCTTCCTCGATGCGCTTTTGGCCGACGCAGCCCTTGCGGGGGGCTTGGCGCCGCGCCTGGGCGATCAGTGGCTCAAGACAGTATCCGTGCGGGGCCTTCCTTCGGCGACCCGGCCCGGTCTGCTCGACGGTTTGGGCGCCTTGCCATTCGCCTATCGCTGGACCGCTCGCTGGATCGGCCTGGACAAGGTCGATGCTGAGCGGGAGATCGTCAAACTTCGCAAGCGCTGGTTCGCCAAGCGCAAGGGCGTCGGAGCCTTGTTGAGAGAGGCGATCACCCGGGAAGAACAACCCCTTATCGACACAGACGCCGCCTCCAAATCTGAGGAGTGCGACGGCGCCCTTGAGATGCTTGGAGCCGAGGCCTGCGCCTTTGGCTACCTGACCATGACGGTCACGGTGCTGGACCCGACAGAAGAGGGGGCGACGGCCAAGGCCCGGGCGATTGAAGCCGCGCTCAACGCCCAGGGACTGACGGCGAGGGTCGAAGATCTCAACGCCGTGGAAGCCTGGCTCGGCTCCCTGCCGGGCGAGCCCTATGCGGATGTGCGTCGTCCGCTCGTCTCCACCCTGACCCTCGCCGATCTCCTGCCGGTTTCGGCGGTCTGGGCCGGGCCGCCCGGCGACGCCTGCCTGGACGGGCCGCCTCTGGCGGTCGCGCGCACTACAGGCTCCACCCCCTTTCGTCTCGTGCTCCACGTCGGCGACGTCGGCCACGTCATGGTCGTGGGACCGACGGGGGCCGGCAAGAGCGTCCTTCTGTCCTTCCTGGCCCTGCAGTGGTTTCGCTATCCGAACGCCCGCGTCGTCTTCTTCGACAAGGGACGCTCGGCGCGGGCGACGACCTTGGCCGCAGGCGGTCGCTGGCGGGCGCTAGAGCCCGGAGCAGGTTTCTCGCTTCAGCCTCTGGCTGGGATCGATCGGCAGGAGGAAAGAGCCTGGGCCGCTGAATGGATCGCCGAAACGGTGCGTCAGGCCGGTCTTGAGCCGACCCCTGCGATTCGGGAAGAGATATGGGCCGCTCTGGCGGCGCTCGCCGAAGCGCCGGTTGAGCAGCGCACCCTGACCGTCTTCTGCGCCCTGGTTCAGAACAGGGCGGTGGCGGCGGGACTAGAGGCGCTCACCCTGAAGGGGCCCCACGGCGCGATGTTGGACGGGGCGGGGGAGAGCTTGACGCCGAGCCGGTTCGACACCTTCGAACTCGAGGCTCTGATGGCGACGCCCTCCGCCGTCGGGCCCGTGCTCGCCGCCCTTTTTCACCATCTCGAAGAGAGCTTCGACGGCCGGCCGACCTTGTTGGTGCTGGACGAAGCCTGGCTCTTCCTGGGGGAGACGGCGTTTGCGGCCAAGATCCGCGAATGGTTGAAAACCCTGCGCAAGAAACGGGTGGCCGTGGTCTTCGCGACCCAGAGCCTGGACGATGTCGCGGCCTCATCCATCGCCGCCGCCCTGATCGAGTCCTGTCCGACACAGGTCTTCCTGCCCAACCCTCGGGCGCTCGAACCCGCATCAGCGGATCTGTATCGAGGTTTCGGACTGAACCGACGGCAGTTGGAGCTGATCGCCTTCGCGGCGCCTAAGCGCGCCTACTACTGGCGACAGCCTCACGGGCGACGGTTGTTCGACCTTCGACTGACGGGCGTGGGACTGGCGCTTTGCGGCGCCGGATCGCCCGAAGATCAGTCCCTCATCGATGCTGTCCTGCGCCGTTCCGACGCAGTCGGCTTCGCCCGTGAATTCCTCAAAGCCAAGGGAGTGCGAGATGTGGATCCGGTTTTCGACGCCTTCGCCGCGCAGTTGGCGGCTGAATAG
- a CDS encoding S26 family signal peptidase, with the protein MRRRQIIRPSAAALAGLALATVIGLEMRGAAPALINETSSLPRGLYLRTQAPIQRGSVVALAQPATARAYLTRLGMPDDILLLKRVAAVEGDAICDEGGTVRTPGRQVLRLDRDRQGAVLPAWSECRLLERDELFLLGDTLESFDSRYFGPVRKGEAKGVYQEVLTW; encoded by the coding sequence ATGAGACGGCGTCAGATCATTCGCCCTTCGGCGGCGGCGTTGGCGGGCCTCGCCCTTGCGACGGTCATAGGCCTTGAGATGCGCGGCGCGGCGCCCGCCCTGATTAATGAAACTTCGAGCCTGCCGCGCGGCCTCTATCTGCGCACCCAGGCTCCGATCCAGCGCGGCTCCGTCGTGGCGCTCGCCCAACCCGCGACGGCCCGCGCCTATCTGACGCGTCTCGGCATGCCGGACGACATCCTCTTGCTCAAACGCGTCGCCGCCGTCGAGGGAGACGCCATCTGCGATGAGGGCGGAACAGTCCGGACGCCGGGTCGCCAGGTTCTCAGGCTCGATCGCGATCGGCAGGGCGCCGTCCTGCCGGCCTGGAGCGAGTGCCGCCTCCTGGAGCGAGATGAGCTTTTTCTGCTCGGCGACACGCTGGAGAGCTTCGACAGCCGCTATTTCGGCCCTGTCCGAAAAGGGGAGGCGAAGGGGGTCTATCAGGAGGTTCTGACATGGTGA
- a CDS encoding TrbI/VirB10 family protein, translating into MSAADQAVRSGLFFEAQGAGRSPPDVQAAAPLRGEGTATSQGVESGYSRHVLTAPLSPFELKAGAVVPAVLLNGVDTTRAGPIVAAVTQNVFDTVSGRHLLIPQGARLIGRHEGESAYGDRRAFLIWDRLILPNGKSLILEGEPGVDAQGVVGVRGQVDRRLLPLLAGTLLAGAVTTLGQMAREDDNRRDGGRRSGGWLGDAGDAAAIEAAQVGGRLLDRELTVRPSIHLRQGASVRVLITRDLILEPYQP; encoded by the coding sequence ATGAGCGCTGCGGATCAGGCTGTGCGTTCGGGTTTGTTCTTCGAAGCCCAGGGCGCCGGACGCTCGCCCCCTGACGTTCAAGCGGCCGCGCCTCTGAGAGGCGAGGGGACTGCGACAAGCCAGGGAGTGGAGTCCGGCTATAGTCGTCATGTGCTGACGGCGCCGCTTTCCCCTTTTGAGCTCAAGGCGGGCGCCGTGGTTCCAGCGGTCCTGTTGAACGGCGTGGATACGACACGGGCGGGCCCGATCGTGGCCGCGGTGACCCAGAACGTCTTCGACACAGTGAGCGGACGCCACCTGCTGATCCCGCAGGGCGCGCGGTTGATCGGACGTCATGAGGGGGAAAGCGCCTATGGCGACCGACGCGCCTTCCTCATCTGGGATCGTTTGATCCTGCCGAACGGCAAGAGCCTGATCCTTGAAGGCGAACCGGGTGTAGACGCCCAGGGCGTGGTGGGCGTGCGCGGTCAAGTCGATCGGCGACTGCTGCCCCTGTTGGCCGGAACGCTCCTCGCCGGGGCCGTCACCACCCTGGGACAGATGGCTCGAGAAGACGACAACCGGCGCGATGGAGGGCGCCGCTCAGGCGGTTGGCTCGGCGACGCCGGCGACGCGGCCGCCATTGAGGCCGCGCAGGTCGGAGGCCGCCTGTTGGATCGCGAACTGACTGTCCGGCCTTCGATCCACCTTCGGCAGGGCGCTTCGGTTCGGGTTCTCATCACGCGGGATCTGATCCTGGAGCCGTATCAGCCATGA
- the trbF gene encoding conjugal transfer protein TrbF, which yields MHPFFKPRRALSAAPASTPYQRAGQVWDERMGLTLAHARNWRRMAFANLALAAFLGAGWWVQADRAVVKPFVVEVSDWGETQRITAIGGRYQPSEAQIGHALGGWIRDVRSKSIDPIVIRQNWLRAYDLMTPRAAAFLNAWAQAHDPFAEVGREAVNVEVLNVVRRTERTYDLQWRESRFVNGQQAGSERWRALITTGLQPPRTEAELMKNPLGLKIEDVSWTPDAS from the coding sequence ATGCATCCCTTTTTCAAGCCCCGCAGGGCCTTGAGCGCGGCCCCGGCGTCCACGCCGTACCAGCGCGCCGGCCAGGTCTGGGACGAGCGGATGGGGCTGACCTTGGCTCATGCCCGGAACTGGCGGCGCATGGCCTTCGCCAACCTGGCCCTTGCCGCCTTTCTGGGGGCGGGTTGGTGGGTCCAGGCTGACCGGGCTGTCGTCAAACCCTTTGTGGTGGAGGTGTCCGACTGGGGCGAGACCCAAAGGATCACCGCCATCGGCGGGCGTTATCAACCGAGCGAGGCGCAGATCGGCCATGCGCTGGGCGGCTGGATCCGTGACGTTCGATCCAAAAGCATCGACCCGATCGTGATCCGGCAGAATTGGCTGCGGGCCTACGACCTGATGACGCCGCGGGCCGCCGCCTTCCTCAACGCCTGGGCCCAGGCTCACGACCCTTTCGCCGAGGTCGGCCGGGAGGCCGTCAACGTCGAGGTGCTCAATGTCGTGCGCCGCACCGAGCGGACCTACGACCTGCAGTGGCGCGAGAGCCGGTTCGTGAACGGCCAGCAGGCCGGGAGCGAGCGCTGGCGGGCGCTGATCACCACGGGTCTTCAGCCGCCGCGCACGGAGGCGGAACTGATGAAGAACCCCCTAGGACTGAAGATTGAGGACGTATCATGGACCCCCGACGCCTCCTGA
- a CDS encoding lytic transglycosylase domain-containing protein, with amino-acid sequence MVRVWLAAAFLFGAPAAAAAQSIDWSRAGGDLFGLPLEGAEALPMNSGGPRVISPTQPFDDAVAAAAAHHNLDPKLLHALVLTESAYRTDAVSPAGAAGLTQLMPGTALDLGVADRFDPVENLKGGADYLARQINRFGDLRLALAAYNSGPARVARLGRVPDIAETRAYVATVIDCYLALAAGRSVLNSRQCRIEGGRP; translated from the coding sequence ATGGTGAGAGTCTGGCTTGCGGCGGCCTTCCTTTTTGGCGCTCCTGCGGCGGCGGCTGCGCAGTCGATCGATTGGAGCCGTGCCGGCGGCGACCTGTTCGGCCTGCCGCTCGAGGGCGCTGAAGCGTTGCCGATGAACAGCGGCGGTCCGCGCGTCATTTCGCCGACCCAGCCTTTCGACGACGCCGTGGCGGCGGCGGCGGCGCATCACAACCTGGACCCTAAGTTGCTTCACGCCCTGGTCCTGACGGAGAGCGCCTATCGGACGGACGCGGTCTCGCCGGCCGGAGCGGCGGGCCTCACCCAGTTGATGCCGGGAACGGCCCTCGATTTGGGGGTCGCAGATCGCTTCGACCCGGTTGAAAATCTGAAAGGCGGGGCGGACTACCTGGCGCGCCAGATCAACCGTTTCGGGGACCTGAGGCTCGCCTTGGCGGCTTACAACTCAGGGCCGGCCCGCGTGGCGCGTCTCGGGCGCGTGCCGGACATCGCCGAGACGCGGGCCTATGTGGCCACGGTGATCGATTGTTACCTGGCCTTGGCGGCGGGCCGGTCCGTGCTGAACTCGCGTCAATGTCGGATCGAAGGAGGGAGGCCATGA
- a CDS encoding helix-turn-helix transcriptional regulator, producing the protein MTFRLDGEPVETGGREDRLLPWVKVRAIAGISRTTAWRMQKTGDFPAPVPVSPGRVAWWESELTAWKAARRLALPMAPPPKPRSPGRLTRALERSTFSPLLEPSHPPVVKTALQPPGRKRDARAAPDQLKFDF; encoded by the coding sequence ATGACCTTTCGACTGGACGGAGAGCCCGTCGAGACGGGCGGGCGAGAAGACCGACTCCTGCCCTGGGTCAAGGTCAGGGCGATCGCCGGCATCAGTCGGACCACCGCTTGGAGGATGCAGAAGACGGGGGACTTTCCAGCGCCGGTGCCGGTGTCTCCTGGGCGGGTGGCTTGGTGGGAGAGCGAACTCACCGCCTGGAAGGCCGCACGTCGTTTGGCCCTGCCCATGGCTCCGCCCCCGAAACCCCGATCGCCCGGCCGGCTGACGCGGGCTTTAGAACGATCGACATTTTCGCCCCTTCTTGAACCCTCGCACCCGCCGGTCGTGAAGACCGCCTTGCAGCCGCCTGGACGCAAACGAGATGCGCGGGCGGCCCCTGACCAGTTGAAGTTCGATTTTTAG